One part of the Deltaproteobacteria bacterium genome encodes these proteins:
- the glpE gene encoding thiosulfate sulfurtransferase GlpE: protein MDIPQLQIHEAKKQFDEKISLFVDIRDAGSYQQAHIPGALHLHDGNVQEFLQTTAKDRNVVVYCYHGNSSMGAAGYFLENGFTNVASMMGGFEAWRQVYEHETA, encoded by the coding sequence ATGGATATCCCGCAGCTACAAATTCACGAAGCGAAAAAGCAGTTCGACGAGAAGATCAGTTTGTTCGTCGACATTCGCGATGCCGGCTCCTACCAGCAGGCGCATATTCCCGGCGCGCTGCACTTGCACGACGGCAACGTTCAGGAATTTTTGCAGACCACCGCCAAGGATCGCAACGTGGTTGTCTACTGCTACCATGGCAACAGCAGCATGGGCGCCGCCGGATATTTCCTTGAGAATGGCTTTACCAACGTCGCCAGCATGATGGGCGGCTTCGAGGCCTGGCGGCAGGTGTATGAGCATGAGACGGCGTAA
- a CDS encoding MFS transporter translates to MKLSPIAYYVTAAVCQTAGSSGAAMLAPFFMKERGYSVALAGIPLVANGIGRVCSDLFSGVMATYFSSGTLLIAAVIIGFTVSVIGYLFLDAMPIFLVVFAVYGLTEAMFALSLRKIGFDQSAPEQQGKVQGQMASALGIGFTLGPLLGGFVGKWLGFDALFLLYAVPELLGLILVLLGGAHRYRKTVRDASTTLWGEGIKLVKQPPFLASCLAICQSFFFLVGVTRVAFPFFAVNRRGIGLDVVGTMVSISRLTDTLGRFSGGLLADRIQAPRVILLGVAVGIPMFLLQAHGSGYFTLLLPLAVMTLGFGWTNVGSTTFALQCAPPAAKGLSLGLSRASTSVGQMLGPLACGVTIEMMGYEQGFQVMALSSLVVLAFTWWGLKRGKPE, encoded by the coding sequence ATGAAACTTTCGCCGATCGCGTATTACGTCACCGCCGCGGTTTGCCAGACCGCGGGCTCTTCGGGCGCCGCCATGCTCGCGCCGTTCTTCATGAAAGAACGCGGCTATTCAGTCGCGCTGGCCGGCATTCCGCTGGTTGCCAACGGCATCGGCCGCGTCTGCTCAGATTTATTCTCCGGCGTGATGGCGACCTATTTCAGTTCCGGCACGCTGCTCATCGCTGCTGTAATAATCGGCTTCACCGTTAGCGTGATCGGCTATCTGTTTCTCGATGCCATGCCGATATTTCTCGTCGTCTTCGCGGTCTACGGACTCACCGAAGCGATGTTCGCGCTCTCGCTTAGAAAAATCGGCTTCGACCAATCGGCTCCCGAGCAGCAGGGAAAAGTGCAAGGACAGATGGCCTCGGCCTTGGGGATCGGCTTCACTCTCGGTCCGCTGCTCGGCGGCTTTGTCGGGAAATGGCTCGGCTTCGATGCGCTTTTTTTACTCTACGCCGTGCCGGAATTGCTCGGACTCATTCTCGTCCTACTTGGCGGCGCCCACCGCTATCGCAAGACCGTCAGGGATGCGTCGACGACGCTTTGGGGCGAAGGTATCAAGCTGGTGAAGCAGCCGCCGTTTCTCGCGTCCTGCCTGGCGATCTGCCAATCGTTCTTTTTCTTGGTCGGCGTCACCCGGGTGGCGTTCCCGTTTTTCGCCGTCAATCGGCGCGGCATCGGTCTCGACGTCGTCGGCACCATGGTTTCGATCTCGCGGCTGACCGATACGCTCGGCCGTTTTAGCGGCGGCCTACTAGCCGATCGGATTCAAGCGCCTCGGGTTATTTTGCTCGGCGTCGCGGTGGGTATCCCGATGTTTCTCTTGCAAGCTCATGGCAGCGGATACTTCACGCTGCTGCTACCCTTGGCGGTGATGACGTTAGGTTTCGGTTGGACGAATGTCGGCTCGACGACGTTCGCATTGCAATGCGCTCCGCCGGCAGCCAAAGGGTTGAGTCTCGGTCTTTCCCGCGCGTCGACTTCGGTTGGACAAATGCTCGGGCCGCTTGCGTGCGGTGTGACGATCGAAATGATGGGTTACGAGCAGGGATTTCAAGTGATGGCGTTGAGTTCGCTCGTCGTCTTAGCGTTCACGTGGTGGGGACTAAAACGCGGGAAACCGGAGTGA